In Rhizobium sp. CIAT894, the genomic window AATCGAGGCCGGGCGGCACATCAAGCCCATCGGTCAGCACGTAGCTTGCCGGAACGGAAAGGCTGCAGATTGCCCGGCGCATGGCATCGAGGCTTGCCTTGCGGATATCCGTCTCGTCGATGCGTGTCGAGCTGGAAGAGGCAATCGAGACGGTGGCGGTCGCCAGGATCTGCAGGAACAGTTCCTCGCGCCGTTGCGCCGAAAGCTGCTTGGAATCGTTCAGACCCTCAGGGATGCGCTTGGGATCGAGGATGACGGCGGCGGCAACCACAGGTCCCGCCAGCGGCCCCCGGCCGGCTTCGTCGGCGCCGGCGACCGGCCAGTGGCCGGCCTTGCGGGCTTTGAGCTCGAGTTTGAAATCCGGCACGAGCGGAACCGTGTCGAAAAGCAGGGGAGAATCGGGT contains:
- a CDS encoding ribonuclease HII is translated as MKPRTPPDSPLLFDTVPLVPDFKLELKARKAGHWPVAGADEAGRGPLAGPVVAAAVILDPKRIPEGLNDSKQLSAQRREELFLQILATATVSIASSSSTRIDETDIRKASLDAMRRAICSLSVPASYVLTDGLDVPPGLDCPGQAVVKGDARSVSIAAASIVAKVTRDRMMARAHNVFPDYGFVAHMGYGTAQHRAGIEKHGPCSLHRMSFRPLRKVEDGPEMDELISE